One Mangifera indica cultivar Alphonso unplaced genomic scaffold, CATAS_Mindica_2.1 Un_0102, whole genome shotgun sequence DNA window includes the following coding sequences:
- the LOC123207769 gene encoding protein SCAR2-like isoform X1, whose amino-acid sequence MPLTRYQIRNEFSLADPEVYKTADRDDPEALLEGVAMAGLVGVLRQLGDLAEFAAEIFHDLHEEVMATAARGHGLMVRVQQLEVEFPSIEKAFLSQTNHSSFYTSTGVEWQPNLRMEQNLITHGDLPRCVMDSYEECRGPPRLFLLDKFDVAGAGACLKRYTDPSFLKLEAAVGVQREKKIRKLKQKKGSRWRNCESPELVSTSHAKLHQLFLEEKVEKGHSNPARLVKLKKRQLNASLLDAKSRKSYMEKFLETSEHNVVNETSSSPLALKPTSDNSSESGLEIHDISTVSPVKKSTQGKENTRNSQEVVRKPSLDELYGDAIYRQIVKTSELSADDKTEAISSVPQKVMIEKEIAVDREGKMNGSVDGDTSDDINSEVDNYMDALTTMESEMETDNDNRPKTGMGFWNVEKRGMDSGKTEERLNFQAHFSDNQSIGNFSASDDGNSSFKKGRFSFSNSDALSNLAENTLSDGEGSAKLFPSSKAFAAEIVETPSSHDLMLSNDTSVDEDNICDLGDAASSSCLVNSKPSLLQFDPAASSQLHKLGETLSECTKPGSESSYAEECETYLVDSSAAVSDMSSQTRDGVVSTFCAESHPVDNLDGGDPDVSSDSVLHSSYNAGLAYEEKSSNDSADDSCPEKLVNIRVDSPKSVNSPREEQDTLSTMQEVELCSDSASWPASSNVVKPDDLVSEVNDAFPESGASPEASTSMADAPQDSSSKEQQASNIEYNTPSIEINSTEKAALYSEESNLEDICSTANTEKVGVLSCEADYIKGDEVLKLPSKWTDSSALEDDDGLEDVVAESVQAEYMVALYSEESNLEDICSTANTENVGVLSCEADYIKGDEVLKLPSKWTDSSALEDDDGLEDVVAESVQAEYMVAPTVTVDDVPTTTSAHDNVDNIVFLQQDSICSPFSNLENLPESPFGTEDPGQKGLEFNEPISPACVEGSEAEKEMNQLDVEPEAFDSTSCKLASDDDSYLKVIDDGSSLADCTQNRMLEGDAIIAQASSALHDQDLECLHQNNLQEDAECATSSPADHLSDPEIFQQSPALQADQFDVELSKEEEASFISLQHLSEVIHSSNLTDHERLFNDASESCQEELPNKSSPSEDLAQSTCQEINSVEQTMDPSGSVSPSSGLLHEANQVNMEELPPLPPLPPMQWRLGKILDAPLISLQESIGHSNKAFPLVLPFKDDEKAQFDFPDQQRGLVLSGNPFLPLTAGAVELHVSEHEVGDTGQPTISMQMSSKINDENNEQNSVALEGNHFLNPFLTSAALPIEEREHGVLASGGQVVHASSKAFLSEPAGTHTASDNEPVFSQGKLIHSHNQLIPDTVLEHNTLQSTSQNSEVGHDNSSCTLVLPLRKVEEQPQHCLPTSEGESAWPSNPFVLLPTSEVENPNGSSVVKLPRPRNPLIDDVVALDKSKLRKVTERVRTQNGPKLDERDSLLEQIRTKSFNLKPAVLSRPSIQFPKTNLKVAAILEKANAIRQATAGSDEDDDDSWSDS is encoded by the exons ATGCCGTTGACAAGGTATCAGATAAGGAATGAGTTCAGTTTGGCGGATCCGGAGGTGTACAAAACTGCAGATAGAGATGATCCTGAAGCACTTCTTGAAGGAGTCGCAATGGCTGGTCTGGTCGGTGTCTTGCGCCAGCTGGGCGACCTTGCCGA GTTTGCTGCTGAGATATTCCATGACTTGCACGAAGAGGTAATGGCAACTGCTGCAAGAGGGCATGGGCTGATGGTTCGTGTCCAACAGCTTGAGGTTGAATTCCCTTCCATTGAGAAGGCTTTTCTTTCCCAAACTAACCATTCATCATTCTATACTAGTACAG GAGTTGAATGGCAGCCGAATCTGCGTATGGAACAGAATCTGATAACTCATGGCGACTTACCTCGTTGTGTAATGGACTCTTATGAAGAATGTCGTGGTCCACCACGGTTGTTTCTTCTAGACAA ATTTGATGTTGCGGGGGCTGGGGCATGTTTGAAGCGTTACACTGATCCATCATTCTTAAAACTTGAAGCAGCAGTGGGAGTCCagagggaaaagaaaattcGCAAACTGAAG CAGAAGAAAGGATCACGCTGGAGGAACTGTGAATCTCCAGAATTAGTGTCTACTTCACATGCCAA ACTGCATCAATTGTTTCTGGAGGAGAAGGTTGAGAAGGGCCACAGCAATCCTGCACGTCTTGTGAAATTGAAAAAGAGGCAATTAAATGCATCTCTTTTGGATGCAAAATCCAGGAAAAGTTACATGGAGAAATTTTTGGAGACTTCTGAACACAATGTTGTTAATGAgacttcttcttctccactggCCTTGAAACCGACATCAGATAATTCTAGTGAATCGGGCCTTGAAATACATGATATAAGTACAGTGAGTCCTGTGAAAAAATCAACTCAAGGAAAGGAAAATACACGTAATTCACAGGAAGTAGTACGAAAACCATCTTTGGATGAGTTGTATGGAGATGCCATTTATAGACAAATTGTGAAGACATCTGAACTGAGTGCTGATGATAAGACAGAAGCAATTTCTTCTGTTCCTCAAAAAGTGATGATCGAAAAGGAAATAGCAGTTGATAGAGAAGGCAAAATGAATGGAAGTGTAGATGGGGATACTTCTGATGATATCAACAGTGAGGTTGACAATTACATGGATGCTCTTACTACCATGGAGTCAGAAATGGAAACAGACAATGACAATAGACCTAAAACTGGTATGGGCTTTTGGAATGTTGAAAAACGGGGGATGGATTCTGGTAAAACTGAGGAACGGCTGAATTTCCAAGCTCATTTCTCAGATAATCAGTCAATTGGAAACTTTTCTGCATCAGATGATGGGAACAGTTCATTCAAGAAGGGAAGATTTAGCTTTTCTAACTCTGATGCTTTAAGCAATTTGGCTGAAAATACGCTATCCGATGGTGAAGGGTCAGCTAAACTGTTTCCTTCTTCTAAAGCTTTTGCGGCTGAAATAGTGGAGACTCCATCATCTCATGATCTCATGTTATCAAATGATACAAGTGTTGATGAAGATAACATCTGTGATCTTGGAGACGCAGCTTCTAGTTCCTGTCTTGTGAATTCCAAACCTTCCCTTCTGCAGTTTGATCCTGCAGCAAGTTCACAGCTACACAAATTAGGTGAAACACTGTCTGAATGTACTAAACCTGGTTCTGAATCATCATATGCTGAAGAATGCGAGACATATTTGGTTGATTCTTCAGCAGCTGTCTCTGATATGTCTTCACAGACAAGGGATGGTGTTGTCTCTACTTTTTGTGCTGAGAGCCATCCTGTAGATAATTTGGATGGTGGAGATCCAGATGTCTCTTCTGATTCTGTTTTGCATTCATCATACAATGCAGGTCTGGCTTATGAAGAGAAAAGCAGTAATGATTCTGCAGATGACAGTTGTCCTGAAAAGTTGGTCAATATTAGAGTTGATTCACCTAAGTCAGTTAACTCTCCTAGAGAGGAACAGGACACTCTCTCAACCATGCAAGAAGTAGAATTATGTTCTGATTCTGCATCATGGCCTGCCAGTTCAAATGTTGTGAAGCCTGATGATTTAGTTTCTGAAGTTAATGATGCATTCCCAGAAAGTGGAGCCTCCCCAGAAGCTTCAACTTCCATGGCTGATGCTCCACAGGATTCTAGCTCCAAGGAACAGCAAGCATCAAATATTGAGTATAATACGCCCAGTATTGAGATTAACTCAACAGAAAAGGCAGCTCTTTATTCTGAGGAATCAAATCTGGAAGATATTTGTAGCACTGCAAACACTGAGAAAGTAGGTGTATTATCATGTGAGGCTGATTATATTAAAGGAGATGAGGTCCTTAAACTCCCATCTAAGTGGACAGATTCTTCTGCCCTTGAGGATGATGACGGCTTAGAAGATGTAGTAGCTGAAAGTGTTCAAGCAGAATACATGGTTGCTCTGTATTCTGAGGAATCAAATCTGGAAGATATTTGTAGCACTGCAAACACTGAGAACGTAGGTGTATTATCATGTGAGGCTGATTATATTAAAGGAGATGAGGTCCTTAAACTCCCATCTAAGTGGACAGATTCTTCTGCCCTTGAGGATGATGACGGCTTAGAAGATGTAGTAGCTGAAAGTGTTCAAGCAGAATACATGGTTGCGCCTACTGTTACTGTTGATGATGTGCCTACCACCACAAGTGCTCATGATAATGttgataatattgtttttctGCAACAAGATTCAATTTGTTCTCCATTTAGTAATCTTGAAAATTTGCCAGAATCTCCTTTTGGTACTGAGGATCCAGGTCAGAAAGGATTGGAATTTAATGAGCCAATTTCTCCAGCATGTGTTGAAGGATCAGAGGCAGAAAAGGAAATGAATCAACTGGATGTTGAGCCTGAAGCTTTTGACTCAACATCCTGCAAGTTGGCCTCTGATGACGATTCTTATTTGAAAGTGATTGATGATGGTTCATCTTTAGCTGATTGCACCCAAAATAGAATGCTAGAAGGTGATGCAATTATTGCGCAAGCATCTTCAGCCCTACATGACCAAGATCTGGAATGTCTCCATCAGAATAATCTTCAAGAAGATGCTGAATGTGCCACATCTTCACCTGCTGATCACCTCTCAGATCCAGAAATTTTTCAACAGTCTCCGGCTCTGCAAGCTGATCAATTTGATGTGGAATtgtcaaaagaagaagaagcaagtTTTATTTCACTTCAACATCTGTCTGAAGTAATACATTCTTCAAATCTCACAGATCATGAAAGACTCTTTAATGATGCTTCTGAATCTTGTCAGGAAGAACTGCCAAACAAGTCATCGCCTTCTGAAGATTTAGCACAATCAACTTGCCAGGAAATCAACAGTGTTGAACAAACAATGGATCCATCAGGTTCTGTCTCTCCAAGCTCTGGCCTTCTCCATGAGGCAAATCAAGTAAATATGGAGGAGTTGCCACCCTTGCCACCTCTACCACCAATGCAATGGAGGTTAGGGAAGATTCTAGATGCTCCACTAATTTCACTGCAAGAATCCATTGGTCATAGTAACAAAGCATTCCCATTGGTTCTGCCTTTTAAAGATGATGAGAAAGCTCAGTTTGATTTTCCAGATCAACAGAGAGGCCTTGTGCTGTCTGGGAACCCATTTCTGCCCCTCACTGCTGGTGCAGTTGAGTTACATGTGTCTGAACATGAAGTGGGTGATACGGGGCAGCCTACTATTTCAATGCAAATGTCAAGTAAgattaatgatgaaaataatgaacaGAACAGTGTTGCTTTAGAGGGAAACCACTTCCTGAACCCATTCTTAACATCAGCTGCATTACCTATTGAGGAGCGTGAACATGGTGTCCTTGCTTCAGGGGGCCAAGTAGTTCATGCAAGTTCAAAGGCATTCTTATCAGAACCAGCTGGAACACACACAGCTTCTGATAATGAACCTGTATTTTCTCAGGGGAAACTAATCCACTCTCATAATCAATTGATACCAGATACAGTCTTAGAGCACAACACACTTCAATCCACATCACAAAACTCAGAAGTTGGACATGATAATAGTTCTTGTACGTTGGTGCTGCCACTAAGAAAGGTTGAAGAGCAGCCTCAGCATTGTTTGCCAACTTCAGAGGGAGAATCAGCTTGGCCATCTAATCCATTTGTTCTCTTGCCAACATCTGAAGTTGAAAATCCAAATGGAAGTTCGGTAGTTAAGCTTCCCCGTCCCAGGAATCCTCTAATTGATGACGTCGTTGCTCTTGACAAAAGCAAG TTAAGGAAGGTAACAGAGCGGGTTCGGACACAAAATGGACCAAAATTAGATGAAAGAGACTCTTTGCTAGAACAGATACGAACCAAG TCCTTCAACTTGAAGCCTGCTGTGTTGTCAAGACCGAGCATTCAGTTTCCTAAGACTAATTTAAAGGTTGCTGCCATCTTGGAGAAAGCAAATGCGATTCGCCAG GCCACGGCTGGAAGCgacgaagatgatgatgatagtTGGAGTGATTCTTGA
- the LOC123207769 gene encoding protein SCAR2-like isoform X2, translating to MPLTRYQIRNEFSLADPEVYKTADRDDPEALLEGVAMAGLVGVLRQLGDLAEFAAEIFHDLHEEVMATAARGHGLMVRVQQLEVEFPSIEKAFLSQTNHSSFYTSTGVEWQPNLRMEQNLITHGDLPRCVMDSYEECRGPPRLFLLDKFDVAGAGACLKRYTDPSFLKLEAAVGVQREKKIRKLKKKGSRWRNCESPELVSTSHAKLHQLFLEEKVEKGHSNPARLVKLKKRQLNASLLDAKSRKSYMEKFLETSEHNVVNETSSSPLALKPTSDNSSESGLEIHDISTVSPVKKSTQGKENTRNSQEVVRKPSLDELYGDAIYRQIVKTSELSADDKTEAISSVPQKVMIEKEIAVDREGKMNGSVDGDTSDDINSEVDNYMDALTTMESEMETDNDNRPKTGMGFWNVEKRGMDSGKTEERLNFQAHFSDNQSIGNFSASDDGNSSFKKGRFSFSNSDALSNLAENTLSDGEGSAKLFPSSKAFAAEIVETPSSHDLMLSNDTSVDEDNICDLGDAASSSCLVNSKPSLLQFDPAASSQLHKLGETLSECTKPGSESSYAEECETYLVDSSAAVSDMSSQTRDGVVSTFCAESHPVDNLDGGDPDVSSDSVLHSSYNAGLAYEEKSSNDSADDSCPEKLVNIRVDSPKSVNSPREEQDTLSTMQEVELCSDSASWPASSNVVKPDDLVSEVNDAFPESGASPEASTSMADAPQDSSSKEQQASNIEYNTPSIEINSTEKAALYSEESNLEDICSTANTEKVGVLSCEADYIKGDEVLKLPSKWTDSSALEDDDGLEDVVAESVQAEYMVALYSEESNLEDICSTANTENVGVLSCEADYIKGDEVLKLPSKWTDSSALEDDDGLEDVVAESVQAEYMVAPTVTVDDVPTTTSAHDNVDNIVFLQQDSICSPFSNLENLPESPFGTEDPGQKGLEFNEPISPACVEGSEAEKEMNQLDVEPEAFDSTSCKLASDDDSYLKVIDDGSSLADCTQNRMLEGDAIIAQASSALHDQDLECLHQNNLQEDAECATSSPADHLSDPEIFQQSPALQADQFDVELSKEEEASFISLQHLSEVIHSSNLTDHERLFNDASESCQEELPNKSSPSEDLAQSTCQEINSVEQTMDPSGSVSPSSGLLHEANQVNMEELPPLPPLPPMQWRLGKILDAPLISLQESIGHSNKAFPLVLPFKDDEKAQFDFPDQQRGLVLSGNPFLPLTAGAVELHVSEHEVGDTGQPTISMQMSSKINDENNEQNSVALEGNHFLNPFLTSAALPIEEREHGVLASGGQVVHASSKAFLSEPAGTHTASDNEPVFSQGKLIHSHNQLIPDTVLEHNTLQSTSQNSEVGHDNSSCTLVLPLRKVEEQPQHCLPTSEGESAWPSNPFVLLPTSEVENPNGSSVVKLPRPRNPLIDDVVALDKSKLRKVTERVRTQNGPKLDERDSLLEQIRTKSFNLKPAVLSRPSIQFPKTNLKVAAILEKANAIRQATAGSDEDDDDSWSDS from the exons ATGCCGTTGACAAGGTATCAGATAAGGAATGAGTTCAGTTTGGCGGATCCGGAGGTGTACAAAACTGCAGATAGAGATGATCCTGAAGCACTTCTTGAAGGAGTCGCAATGGCTGGTCTGGTCGGTGTCTTGCGCCAGCTGGGCGACCTTGCCGA GTTTGCTGCTGAGATATTCCATGACTTGCACGAAGAGGTAATGGCAACTGCTGCAAGAGGGCATGGGCTGATGGTTCGTGTCCAACAGCTTGAGGTTGAATTCCCTTCCATTGAGAAGGCTTTTCTTTCCCAAACTAACCATTCATCATTCTATACTAGTACAG GAGTTGAATGGCAGCCGAATCTGCGTATGGAACAGAATCTGATAACTCATGGCGACTTACCTCGTTGTGTAATGGACTCTTATGAAGAATGTCGTGGTCCACCACGGTTGTTTCTTCTAGACAA ATTTGATGTTGCGGGGGCTGGGGCATGTTTGAAGCGTTACACTGATCCATCATTCTTAAAACTTGAAGCAGCAGTGGGAGTCCagagggaaaagaaaattcGCAAACTGAAG AAGAAAGGATCACGCTGGAGGAACTGTGAATCTCCAGAATTAGTGTCTACTTCACATGCCAA ACTGCATCAATTGTTTCTGGAGGAGAAGGTTGAGAAGGGCCACAGCAATCCTGCACGTCTTGTGAAATTGAAAAAGAGGCAATTAAATGCATCTCTTTTGGATGCAAAATCCAGGAAAAGTTACATGGAGAAATTTTTGGAGACTTCTGAACACAATGTTGTTAATGAgacttcttcttctccactggCCTTGAAACCGACATCAGATAATTCTAGTGAATCGGGCCTTGAAATACATGATATAAGTACAGTGAGTCCTGTGAAAAAATCAACTCAAGGAAAGGAAAATACACGTAATTCACAGGAAGTAGTACGAAAACCATCTTTGGATGAGTTGTATGGAGATGCCATTTATAGACAAATTGTGAAGACATCTGAACTGAGTGCTGATGATAAGACAGAAGCAATTTCTTCTGTTCCTCAAAAAGTGATGATCGAAAAGGAAATAGCAGTTGATAGAGAAGGCAAAATGAATGGAAGTGTAGATGGGGATACTTCTGATGATATCAACAGTGAGGTTGACAATTACATGGATGCTCTTACTACCATGGAGTCAGAAATGGAAACAGACAATGACAATAGACCTAAAACTGGTATGGGCTTTTGGAATGTTGAAAAACGGGGGATGGATTCTGGTAAAACTGAGGAACGGCTGAATTTCCAAGCTCATTTCTCAGATAATCAGTCAATTGGAAACTTTTCTGCATCAGATGATGGGAACAGTTCATTCAAGAAGGGAAGATTTAGCTTTTCTAACTCTGATGCTTTAAGCAATTTGGCTGAAAATACGCTATCCGATGGTGAAGGGTCAGCTAAACTGTTTCCTTCTTCTAAAGCTTTTGCGGCTGAAATAGTGGAGACTCCATCATCTCATGATCTCATGTTATCAAATGATACAAGTGTTGATGAAGATAACATCTGTGATCTTGGAGACGCAGCTTCTAGTTCCTGTCTTGTGAATTCCAAACCTTCCCTTCTGCAGTTTGATCCTGCAGCAAGTTCACAGCTACACAAATTAGGTGAAACACTGTCTGAATGTACTAAACCTGGTTCTGAATCATCATATGCTGAAGAATGCGAGACATATTTGGTTGATTCTTCAGCAGCTGTCTCTGATATGTCTTCACAGACAAGGGATGGTGTTGTCTCTACTTTTTGTGCTGAGAGCCATCCTGTAGATAATTTGGATGGTGGAGATCCAGATGTCTCTTCTGATTCTGTTTTGCATTCATCATACAATGCAGGTCTGGCTTATGAAGAGAAAAGCAGTAATGATTCTGCAGATGACAGTTGTCCTGAAAAGTTGGTCAATATTAGAGTTGATTCACCTAAGTCAGTTAACTCTCCTAGAGAGGAACAGGACACTCTCTCAACCATGCAAGAAGTAGAATTATGTTCTGATTCTGCATCATGGCCTGCCAGTTCAAATGTTGTGAAGCCTGATGATTTAGTTTCTGAAGTTAATGATGCATTCCCAGAAAGTGGAGCCTCCCCAGAAGCTTCAACTTCCATGGCTGATGCTCCACAGGATTCTAGCTCCAAGGAACAGCAAGCATCAAATATTGAGTATAATACGCCCAGTATTGAGATTAACTCAACAGAAAAGGCAGCTCTTTATTCTGAGGAATCAAATCTGGAAGATATTTGTAGCACTGCAAACACTGAGAAAGTAGGTGTATTATCATGTGAGGCTGATTATATTAAAGGAGATGAGGTCCTTAAACTCCCATCTAAGTGGACAGATTCTTCTGCCCTTGAGGATGATGACGGCTTAGAAGATGTAGTAGCTGAAAGTGTTCAAGCAGAATACATGGTTGCTCTGTATTCTGAGGAATCAAATCTGGAAGATATTTGTAGCACTGCAAACACTGAGAACGTAGGTGTATTATCATGTGAGGCTGATTATATTAAAGGAGATGAGGTCCTTAAACTCCCATCTAAGTGGACAGATTCTTCTGCCCTTGAGGATGATGACGGCTTAGAAGATGTAGTAGCTGAAAGTGTTCAAGCAGAATACATGGTTGCGCCTACTGTTACTGTTGATGATGTGCCTACCACCACAAGTGCTCATGATAATGttgataatattgtttttctGCAACAAGATTCAATTTGTTCTCCATTTAGTAATCTTGAAAATTTGCCAGAATCTCCTTTTGGTACTGAGGATCCAGGTCAGAAAGGATTGGAATTTAATGAGCCAATTTCTCCAGCATGTGTTGAAGGATCAGAGGCAGAAAAGGAAATGAATCAACTGGATGTTGAGCCTGAAGCTTTTGACTCAACATCCTGCAAGTTGGCCTCTGATGACGATTCTTATTTGAAAGTGATTGATGATGGTTCATCTTTAGCTGATTGCACCCAAAATAGAATGCTAGAAGGTGATGCAATTATTGCGCAAGCATCTTCAGCCCTACATGACCAAGATCTGGAATGTCTCCATCAGAATAATCTTCAAGAAGATGCTGAATGTGCCACATCTTCACCTGCTGATCACCTCTCAGATCCAGAAATTTTTCAACAGTCTCCGGCTCTGCAAGCTGATCAATTTGATGTGGAATtgtcaaaagaagaagaagcaagtTTTATTTCACTTCAACATCTGTCTGAAGTAATACATTCTTCAAATCTCACAGATCATGAAAGACTCTTTAATGATGCTTCTGAATCTTGTCAGGAAGAACTGCCAAACAAGTCATCGCCTTCTGAAGATTTAGCACAATCAACTTGCCAGGAAATCAACAGTGTTGAACAAACAATGGATCCATCAGGTTCTGTCTCTCCAAGCTCTGGCCTTCTCCATGAGGCAAATCAAGTAAATATGGAGGAGTTGCCACCCTTGCCACCTCTACCACCAATGCAATGGAGGTTAGGGAAGATTCTAGATGCTCCACTAATTTCACTGCAAGAATCCATTGGTCATAGTAACAAAGCATTCCCATTGGTTCTGCCTTTTAAAGATGATGAGAAAGCTCAGTTTGATTTTCCAGATCAACAGAGAGGCCTTGTGCTGTCTGGGAACCCATTTCTGCCCCTCACTGCTGGTGCAGTTGAGTTACATGTGTCTGAACATGAAGTGGGTGATACGGGGCAGCCTACTATTTCAATGCAAATGTCAAGTAAgattaatgatgaaaataatgaacaGAACAGTGTTGCTTTAGAGGGAAACCACTTCCTGAACCCATTCTTAACATCAGCTGCATTACCTATTGAGGAGCGTGAACATGGTGTCCTTGCTTCAGGGGGCCAAGTAGTTCATGCAAGTTCAAAGGCATTCTTATCAGAACCAGCTGGAACACACACAGCTTCTGATAATGAACCTGTATTTTCTCAGGGGAAACTAATCCACTCTCATAATCAATTGATACCAGATACAGTCTTAGAGCACAACACACTTCAATCCACATCACAAAACTCAGAAGTTGGACATGATAATAGTTCTTGTACGTTGGTGCTGCCACTAAGAAAGGTTGAAGAGCAGCCTCAGCATTGTTTGCCAACTTCAGAGGGAGAATCAGCTTGGCCATCTAATCCATTTGTTCTCTTGCCAACATCTGAAGTTGAAAATCCAAATGGAAGTTCGGTAGTTAAGCTTCCCCGTCCCAGGAATCCTCTAATTGATGACGTCGTTGCTCTTGACAAAAGCAAG TTAAGGAAGGTAACAGAGCGGGTTCGGACACAAAATGGACCAAAATTAGATGAAAGAGACTCTTTGCTAGAACAGATACGAACCAAG TCCTTCAACTTGAAGCCTGCTGTGTTGTCAAGACCGAGCATTCAGTTTCCTAAGACTAATTTAAAGGTTGCTGCCATCTTGGAGAAAGCAAATGCGATTCGCCAG GCCACGGCTGGAAGCgacgaagatgatgatgatagtTGGAGTGATTCTTGA